The nucleotide sequence TTAATCTAAAGTGGTAGGGGAAAATTGTCTGCTTATATGCATTGAGAAGGTTGTTCTGGAGCTAGGAATTTCATGTTGTTTTGATTAAAAGCGTTTTAGCATTGAtatttaggttttgttttactATTTGTTTACTCCTTTTTTAACTGTCAGTTTCTCAAGTGGAGGTGAGGATGGATTCATACGTCTGCATCACTTCGACCCTGATTACTTCAACATCAAGATTTAGGTTGCAGAGCGTGCCGGAAAAGCTATTTCTCCCCTTCCCAAACCAGTCGTGTAGAAGAATTTGCAGATGAGATGATCGTTTTTATCATTCCCGGTAGTTCCAGTTAATTTTCAGATTTGATTTTAACTCTACAATTTTAGGaaaaaagagaacaaaaatGTAAACAGCTGACATGATAGTACAAGtttcagtttggtttttataAGCATTTTGAAGCACAACATTTCTACTTGTATTGTCTTGACAAGCTAAGTTTGAAATGAAGACCTCGTATTGAACATTTTATTCTCAATTTCCTTTCGATATAGGGCatatttaatcttcatttaCCCTTGTTCATATCAACGGGCTTATAGCTTAGTTGATTATAAGCGTTCACCCCTTGCATTTGAGGTCCCGAGCAATGATTCCCTCCTCTCACAATATCGCttctatgaaataaaaaaagttcaTACGGTTAATTGGAAAAGAGTACTGTGTTTATAAGCAACATTCAAATAGGCTCATATATTCATCTGGCTATGCCATCTTCCCAGTTCACTGGCTATGAACAATGTAGCTTCTATTCTGCTACGTCATCCACAGCAGCACATTTACAAAGCAATTCACTATGGCTTACGAGCATCTGTGGAGGAACCCCATCACGTGAAATGCAGTTCACCGGTTCTAAAACAGTTGAGTAGAAGATTGTATTTATATAGTTTGCATCAGTAACTTGAATCTGTTACACTACCACTCCCCTACATCCAAGCACAAACCCTACCGCTCGTAGCGCACACTGCCACTCCAAACACGAGAAACGTGAAGTACCATTGTTTGCTCTCAGTGCACCGAAGCTCCAAAGAAAACTTGCCCTTGGAGTGTGCATAAAAACATTCGATCCTTGAGAATTGGTGTATGAAGAACTTACCGTACCTAATTGGTCATCAAGAAAAAACTAGTGGGAGATTTAGCAGGAAGAGCTTGAAGGAGCTAAAACTGCAATCTGCTGGATTCTCATGACCAAAATTGTGGAAATGATGGAGGATGAGTCCGCTAATACCTCTTAAATAAATGGTATATGAAGAAATATGATGAGTTATTCAACTAAAGACCGTATGAACTACAACTAAATAATGAGACCGCTGTTTTTACCAAGAAATGTGTTAGTATAtatgtgttgaccctaaaaattacaaagtctACGCGGCGCGCAGGTCaaataactaataagctaactaagtccttcggttgaatgcggggcgtgccaactcgtcggccgagatCGGCCGAGGCGTAAAATGCGTTGTtgtcgcgttgagcgcgttgctgacttcttaatCTTGCAACTACAACCGAGGAAGGAACAgtctcggtctttgggttctagagcctgaagacgaggctgctagttctgcgaagttcacaaatcgtcggtgcccgattcggtcaccgtgattatattcgtaagagtataagcacgtcgaatcgacaccaaactatacggacacaaatattcaaaggtgatgtatgtcttgatggtgaacgtggttcggctgtcagaatgccgaactctaaaactcacttgtgagtatccaatcataaaatcacttggCGTCCGATACGCCGAAtttcgtaactcgtaacacttTACTTCGCCGAGAGGGCTGATAAGATGACCCctaccaataaggattcgaaaacccttctcgaccgagacttggataagtaactagtcggcctcgacgcagtgctgtttatccaaactgaaggtgctcctcggtcggctgattctacggcaacagtgatgtttatccaaactgaaggtgttcgccggttgcctccacagtgctatttatccaaactgaaggtgtgtcggcggaaaaagaaaaggaaaattctcaaggtgtttgagagattttgcgcagggcaattgtatgttgaattgaaggtccttcattgttgcatgatttcttgtatttatagcaccaactccttgagatcgaattaaacccctatctggattgggagtccttgctccgttccaactttgcttcaaaccaccctactcccattaggactttgaactcaccctcCTTGGGGGCTTTGTtcattgctggtcgagaatcctagttgcaccaggactcCCTCGACCCTCTTTACTTATTTGGGCTATTCCTTCTtgcgataggactcgaccatccctGCTAAATGGCCCGGAATCAATCAGGCAGCCCATAGCATTTTGACACagctttgggccgagcacaaacctaccctcggcccaacaatattattttgagcCCAAACAATATGTTTAATATTTAATGGGGTTATGCCATACTATTCTACTTATTTGATATGCATTTAATTAGCTAAATTAGCGTTGGACATTTTCTATATAACACAAAATGTCTGATGGTAGTTAGAAGAAGACTGCAATGTTTATGTCATCTTCTTGGCCTCCGAAAGAATAAACTGATAGAACAAAGTTATCCGTTGGttctttgtaaaaaaaaatgtatatatatatatgttaaaaaaaaaagtgtcaaaggtgtggggttttacctTATCCTTGAGATCACTTGTTTTACGTTAGTTTAGGACATTTAGGTCAAATTCCTTATATGGGATAATgttgcattcatcatcattccatCTCTCTCAGACTCTCGGGGCATCGCAAAATCTCGTGACATTCATGTGGGCGTCTGTCACCGAAAATAACATTTGAGTTCTACGCTACTACCGTGTTCGCCTTCCACGTAGCCCTAAATCTCCTCCACCTCCCTCaccctttccagctttcctgCTCTGGTTTTCATGGACATCAACAATCGCAACGTCAGCAGCAGCAGTACCTCCAGAAGGTAGTTTCTTCCCCCTCCCATTTCCTCTCCTatcctgtttggttgctgagaaaatggggAACGAGTTCAGATTAAACAAAATCAGAATTGTGACTTTCCTTTGTTTTCTGAGAAATTTATTCCATTTTTTCATTGTCTCAATCAATTCACCCTTCTTTTGGGAATTTCTCGATAAAAgttgggaaatttttttttttttttttccatttaacGGCAGAGGAATAATGGAGTTTGTGCTTACCTATAACAAATACTGTGAAAGTCTGATTGTGTATTTTTGTGGGCAGTggtggaggaggaagagatTGGGAGGTGAAAAATCATAGAGAAACATCGAAAGGAAGCGGTGGCGGCGGAGGTGGTGGCTCCGGCAAAGATAAAATTGACGCACTTGGTAGATTATTGTAAGCACTACACTAGCCTATCTGTTAATTATTTGTTAATCATTGTTAGGGTAAGGGTAATGCAGCTTAATGGCATAGTTTATTTAAACTCTAGCCTCTCTGTTACTTATTCAGGACGCGTATATTGCGCCATATGGCGGGTGAGTTGAGTTTGAATATGCGAAGCGATGGATATGTGAAGGTTAATGATCTATTAAAGCTAAACATAAAGACATTTGCTAATATTCCGTTGAGATCACATACTATTGATGAGATTAAGGAGGTTGGTGATCAGTTCTCGATAGTCCTTTATTTGTTAGATGAACTGCATAAATAGGATGCTTAATTATGTGCTGCGTCTTGTTAGGCTGTCAGAAAGGATAATAAGCAGCGCTTTGGCCTCTTGGAAGAAAATGGGGAACTTTTGATACGTGCAAACCAAGGCCACACAACAACGGTAGTTTATCTTGAATATCTGTTTTGAGTCGCTTCATGGAGATGCGAGACCTTCTGTTAATTGCTTGAATTGTCAACTGTTTCCGTAGATTACTGTTTTACTGCTTTAGTCACACGCTATCCAAGTAGTTTTTGTCTGTGTAATCTTGTGAAATCACAGCAAGGTATTAACTCGTTTCTCTTTGCATAATCTTGTGAAAGCACGGCCAGGTTAGAGTCTTTCTGTAAGTGGAATCTTTGTTGAGACTTGAAAATTTGGTTAAGCTGGAGAATTGTTACCTTACACTCTAAGACTGGATGTcctttcattattttttcttgAGCTCTGAGTTTCAGATCATTATGTAGATACTTATGGAATACTTAACAAATCAGAATTTAGTTATCCAGTTTATTTGTCCTGTGCATTTTTAGATTATGGATCTGCCTAAAATGCTAGCTTAAGAATGGCATTGTATTTACCATTTTTTGCGTTGTGCATTTTTGGATTGAGCATCCATCTATACTTGTTGGCTTTAACATTATATGTTAATATCTACTCTGCGTGTATATTGACAGATAGTTGAATCTGAAAGATTGTTGACACCAATCCTTTCATCTGAAGAAGTTCCAGGTTTATCTTTTAGTGTGCAATCTTATTGCATTCTTAGCACATAATTTCTCAGTCAAGAATGAAGAGTTGTGCATGTTTCTATGGAAATTTTACCTCTTTGTTTGTCTCACtgtttttctttccctttgatTTGCAGTTTGCATGCATGGGACCTACAGGAAGAATTTGGAATCCATATTAGGCTCCGGTCTAAAGACCATGAAAAGATTGCATGTTCACTTCTCACGTGGCTTGCCAACAGATGGGCAAGTGATTAGCGGTAATGTGTTTGATTAGGATTATTGATTAgtaaatttttcttttcatgaacCTGTGATGATGAACCGTCTTTCATTTATAATCGCACATGAATAACAACACGCACATGAATAACAACACTTGTCTGGGGAGGACCATTTGTAGACCCAATTTCTAAAACTTAGCACTTATCTATGCAATTTTTTGTAGACCTGAAAGTTTTACATATGTTTGCCATTTTTAAAGGTTTAAATTTTTCTCTTAGTTCATCAACTCTGTTGCAAGTTGTATACAAAGTTTACTTTAGTGAAGGAACAAATGAAGTAATACTGTTCACAGGTGGTGAACCTATTAAAGTATGTGATACAAGTTCTCCACCTTTGTGTCTAACCTCGATGAATTCTGCATTTTGTGGTCACCGACTTTTTCAGAATTTTAGATTTCTTAAAAGTTTTTAGTCATTCTCTAGTGTTTTAACGGGTAATAACTATCATGACTTAATGAGCTATAGTGGCAATGATTCTGAAAATATACAAAAGTTATTCATTTGAATCCAAGACACTTTTTTCGTCATACTGTAATAACTTGTTTGATTTGTATTCTTGTAGGTATGAGGTGCAATGCTAATGTTTTGATCTATCTCGATGTTAAAAAAGCTTTAGAAGGTATAGTTTTACAAACCATTCATTATCGAAGTTCAgaattttcttttacatttgtCATGAACCCAAGCACCTATGATTTCTTGTAATTTTCATTGCAGAGGGAATGAAGTTTTACATTTCAGAGAACAAGGTGATCTTGACTGAAGGTTTTGATGGTGTTATTCCAGTCAAGtattttgagaaaatagaatCATGGCCCGATAGAAAGCCGATACCTTTCTCAACCTAAATCGGTTGGATGCAATCGTTCCATTTCTCTATTTCATTTCCGACCCGTTGGAGGATTGTAGCAACTATATGAGATGCAACGATTCTGTTTTTCGTAACATATGTAAAGCCGGTTGTAGTCAGCAATTTTCTTATCAATGGAAATCAGATTTGATGTTAGATTGATGTCTTTTATGTCTACACAACTAGAAGACTGCTTTTCTTATGTAATGAAAGTGGAGTGAAGAGATTTATGGACACGGGCATCGTGTCAATGCCGTGAGATCATGAAAAGCCAATGAAATATACTGGAAAACTAGTTTATAGGGGCTTCTCTGTGAAGAGAAACTCCTCCAAAAATTAGTGTAGGCCATTATTTGAGGCGGGCACACGGTATTCTTTAGTAAAAGGCGAAAGAATAGTTCGCTCTGTGCTCACCGCATGGCTGCATGGATActaaattttccatttcctctatTTTTATAGCAGTTCCCATCGTGATGGTTTTGCTTCTGTTCCATGTGGGATTTtgagaaacaacaacaaagtgtTGCCCACTTGGCTTTACCTCAAAATCCCATTACTAACGTTCCCTTTAGATctaatgatttcaaattttactgGATCTTCAATTATCCAATACCTTAATAGCACACTAACATTTCAGGATAACCCTTTAAACATTTTAAGGTTCTCATTTGAAGTGTAAATAGGTGGACATCAAAACAACACTGAAGATGAAGAACAAGGTTTCGACAGAGCAAATAATAGGTGACAATTGACTCCAATAAAGGCACATTTGGAATGGATTATGCAAGAAGCACTTCTGGCTATAGACATTTTGTGACAAGTACTTTTATTAGTAGCatgttaaaaaatttctcaaaaatacGCTTCAtgaaaaacacatgaaagtgTTTCATGAAGATGTGCTTCACCAGAAAATATTTATCCAAAAAGCACTAAAAACTATTTTCATGACCAATAAGTATTTGAATGTCCTTGAttaccatttcatttttttattttatttttagttttatagatCGAGGGGACGCAAAGgaaatgaggtatgaaaatgagTGAATGACACATGGTGGGAGAGGTGCAGACAAAACCACCACCAAAAGCTAAACAACATCGACATCTCTTCAATGCACCTTATAACTCGATTCTCGTCCAAGACCACCAGAAGTGGATATTAGAGTTGGTTATTGCAACTCACGACACTGTTTCTGAAAAAAGCTTAAAGTTAATAAAGGCCCATTAATCATCTCTCCTCCCAATCGTCTTATAAATTTATACATGTTATTTTATTAACTATAACAATATTGACATAAAGACacaaataaaagaatattaaaGAGCAGGGATGTACTTTAAGCATACAATGGTATGGGTTGGCTAAGTGCTCGACAAAGTGTCTCATCGAAAAACtggaatttttattttggcATTGTGCACACTATTGTTGGATGCAATGAGGATAGAGTTCTGCATCCTCATCTACTTAATTGTGCCCCGGTGAACTAACGTTCTAGCTTGGCCCTGCTCTCCCACATCATTTGCCTCGTATCTCAAGCAcaaaattgaaaagcaaaaactaaaaacgaaaccTAACCCTAAATTTTGGAGCAGAACAACGTTAGAATTTGATTGTCCAacctccaaaaacaaatcaaacaagcCATGAATCTCTTCTAAACATATTATCCGGCAAAAGAATAGGTAGTGTTTGCATATTGAACTTCATTTGTACTCCGCAAGGAACGTTCCCGAACATAAAACTTTAAGTAACTGAAATTTGTAGGGCTTCTCTTGTAAGAGAAATCCCTTAAAAAATTGGCGTATGCCACTGAATGCGGTGCACACACGGTATTCTTTAGTAAAAGGCGAAAGAATAGTTCGCTTTGTGCTCACCACATGGCTGCGTGGTTGCCATAGTTGACATTCTCTCCTCTTGTAGGCGCATTCTCGCAGAGACTATTTTGCATCCTCCGATGTGGGATTCCCACATGCTAAAGGACATCAAGACTAACAGCCATATCATTATTATTTTAGACCAAGATATTAGGTTTTAGCTTGTCATGTGTAGCAATCACCAATTTGAAAACTTACAAATATACACACAAACGAAGCACACACGTACCACACATTTTCTTTTCCTAGATAGACGCTGGTGAATGTAACCTCCTCCTCTCTGCAGCCTTTGGCCTTCACACTGCTGGCTATTTTCCTCATCCTTCTATACATGTGGATTATTCCTCCGCCACATCCACAAACAAAACCCCGTCACCGCCTTCTCCACCCAAGCTCCCTATCATCGGAAACTTGCACCAACTAGGGTTGTACCCTTATCGCTCGTTTCAAGCTTTATTTCGACGTCATGGCCCTCTCATGCTTCTACACTTTGGAAGTGTCCCCATCCTTGTTGTCTCTTCAGCTAGGTTGCCCGTGAGATCATGAAAATCCATGACCTCACATTTTCTGGTCGACCAAAGTCCACCATCGTAAAGAAACTACTAAATACAACTGCACCGGGGTTGCATTTCTCCTTATGGTGAGTAACTGAGATATATTAAAAGCATATGTGTCTTTTCGTTCTCTGAGAGAAGAGGAAACAAAATCTATGGTCAGCAACATGAAGCAATCGTCGTAATCAGTTTTGAATTTAAGCGAAATGTTTATTAGACTTACTAATGATGTGGTATGTCGAACGGCTTTTGAGAGGAAGTGCAATGGTGGAGAAGGTGGGAGGACGTTTAAGGAGCTTTTGGGGAAGTATGTAGAGTTACTGGGACTAATCAATATTGGGGACTATATATCCCGTGGCTTTCTTGGTTGAGCCATTTCAATGGTTTGGTTGCCAAGATAGACAAGGTGACTAAGCAGTTTGATGACTTTCTAGTTCAAAGACTGGATATCATGACGAATTGAAAGGAGTTTGTCGAAGTTTTGCTTGCAATTCAGAAAGAAAACTTTACCACTAAACATACTTAAAGTGTAATCTAATTGGAGACAACAGTAGCCAATTACATTAGGATCATCAAGCTTCAAGTAATCTTGATCGATAAAAAAAAGGCAACTTAGTTTTAGACATAAGCGCACGATCAACCAAGTGCAAGTAAACAAGCATATGTTATGAGTATGAGTAATGATCTTAGCGGTTTTTATCTCAACTTTTAGGTTTCGTTTCACTTTTAGTTTTTATCCTCATTGGGGTTTTGAGTGTGATTCCAATAATGTCGAGTAGAAGGAAGAGAAAGGGAAAAAGGAAACTCGATCGTTTTGAGTTGTTTACATTTTGGCATAGAGAGATATGGTTGAGGCGTCGTGTCCTATGCGGTGCAAATCTTAGGAGGATTTATCATTCAGGACGGGAGATTCTCGTGTGGAATCAGAGATAAAGTGAAGATTGCTCAAACTCAACTCTAGTTAATGCGGGGATCCCAAAGAGATGCAGATGCAAGACAACAAGACGAGGAAACAATTCGCATTTGGGTTGCAGAGATTAGAGATGCTGCTTATGATTTGGAGGATGTCACAGATTTCCACTTCCATATGCAGAAATAGTAAACCAGTGAACCGTTCCTGGATTTCAATTGTGATTTTATCATCATATTAAGGTAATATATGAGCAGAATTTTTCTACACAACGTGCTTTAAACCTGGTTCCCATATCCTTCTGTAGTCCCGatcatattctttttttttttttccccccctacattcataaatttttttagtgcTTCAAATAAAGTTGTTGGTCAGGATCATGAATCAGTTTAAATTGGAGGCTCCATATACCTCATCTCATCTTAGTGCTTCTTTGATTCTTGCGGATGTCAAACCTGCATCGCTTGGTGTACAAGAAAAGGAGTATGCAGAGAATCTCTTTGAGTTACTCCAAGTTGCTCATCCGAATGGAATCAAAAGGAAATAGAATCCACTTTACGCGTCTCTACTGTTTGGATAGATAGCCTTTCAGATGAAGAATTTAGTGGAAGAATCATATCTACTCTCTTAGAAGCTTGCAGTGCGGATTATCACTTCTATCTCATGGTAGTGCAAGAAATTATGTACATCGTAGACAACAAGATGATCTTGACTGTAGGTTTCAACAACGTTGTTACAGTCAAGTACTTCGAGGAAATAGAATTACGACCTCACAGAAGGCAGGCACCTCTGTGAACATTGATCCAGAGAGGCACGAGCATTCGTgttttcctttcccttttcGACCCATTCAATGGTTGTTTCAGGTGAGGAATCTAAGTTACCAAATGTAGTTAATGTGTATATTGCAAAGTTGCCAGAAATGTAGTTAAGCTTTCGCAAAGAGAACCATTATGTTGTACCAAATTGTAGGGCTTCTTTTGTGAGAGAAAACCCTCGAAAAAATTGGCACATGCCACTTAATGTGGTGCGCACACGGTATTCTTTAGTAAAAAGTGAAAGAAAAGTTCGTTCTGTACTCACCACCCGGCTGCTTGGTTTGCAAATTTCGACGATCTCTTCTTTTGTAGGCGCATTCTCGTAGGGACTGTTTTCTATGTTGGGATTTGCTTGCTAACTAATGACGTTTAAAGTTGAGATTTGAGGTAGTCGCATTTCTCCATTTAATCACATCACATGCTAAAGGGCATTAAGTTCAACAGCCATATCATTACTACTAGCCAAGTTGAAGGATGAAGAATCACATGACTTCGAGATTCTAACCGAAACCGTTCATGTTATAAATTTCTATGTAATTATCATctctacaaataaaaaaaaattaaaaaaaaaatcaattaaaactaaggttgcTTAGTCAATTAATTGTAGCAAATAGATAGACGGTTCGTAATTTATTCAACGAATCC is from Pyrus communis chromosome 10, drPyrComm1.1, whole genome shotgun sequence and encodes:
- the LOC137748806 gene encoding uncharacterized protein; this translates as MDINNRNVSSSSTSRSGGGGRDWEVKNHRETSKGSGGGGGGGSGKDKIDALGRLLTRILRHMAGELSLNMRSDGYVKVNDLLKLNIKTFANIPLRSHTIDEIKEAVRKDNKQRFGLLEENGELLIRANQGHTTTIVESERLLTPILSSEEVPVCMHGTYRKNLESILGSGLKTMKRLHVHFSRGLPTDGQVISGMRCNANVLIYLDVKKALEEGMKFYISENKVILTEGFDGVIPVKYFEKIESWPDRKPIPFST